Sequence from the Sanguibacter keddieii DSM 10542 genome:
GGTCGGCGTGATCCTGCGGGTGTCCTTCCCGGAGGGCATCGGCCTGGAGGCCGCCAACGCCGAGACCAACCCCGTCGCGATCGCCCGCGTGCTGTTCGGCGACTTCGTGTTCAACCTCGAGGTGGTCGGCATCCTGCTCATCACGGCCGCGCTCGCGGCCCTCACGCTCACCCACAAGCAGCGGCTCACGGCGCGCGTGGGGCAGAAGGAGCGCGCCGACGCGCGGGTCGCCAGCGGCGAGTCGCTCGTCCCGCTGCCCGCCCCGGGCGTCTACGCCCAGCGCAACGCGATGGACGTGCCGGCGCTCGACCCGCAGGGACGCCCGATCGAGGCGTCCGTGTCGCGGGTGCTGCGCGTCCGCGGCCAGGAGCGCCAGGCGCCGGTAGACGGCGAGATCGCGAACCAGTCCGAGCAGGGCCCGCGGGTGTCCGGCAGCGAGACCCAGGGCCCCCAGGGTCAGGTCGAGACCGGTGCCCCGGTCGAGCCGCCCGAGGACCCGTCTCCCGCCAGCCCGCCCCCGCCCCGGACCACCGAGGAGGAGCGCTGACATGGACATGTCCAACTACCTCGTGCTCTCGGCGCTGCTGTTCTCGATCGGTGCCGCGACGGTGCTGCTGCGGCGCAACGCGATCATCGTGTTCATGGGCATCGAGCTCATGCTCAACGCCTCCAACCTCGCCTTCGTGACCTTCGCCCGCATGCACGGAGACCTCAGCGGCCAGGTCATCGCGTTCTTCGTGATGGTCGTCGCGGCCGCCGAGGTGGTCGTCGGGCTCGCCATCATCGTGTCCATCTTTAGAACCCGCAGGTCTGCGTCGGTCGACGACGTCAACCTGCTGAAGAACTGACGGGGAGCGGACACCTGTGGACACCTCTGTGATCGACTCTGCCTGGCTGCTCGTCGCCGTCCCGCTCGTCGGGGCCGGGATCCTGCTGCTCACCGGCCGCCGCGCCGACGCGTGGGGGCACTGGCTCGGCGTGCTCGCCTCGGCCGCGACCTTCGTGCTCGGCGCCGTCTACCTCGTGACGATGCTCGGCTGGGACGCCGCGGACCGCGTCGTCGACGTGCACGTCGGGCGCTGGCTCGACGCGGGCTCCCTCGTGGTCGACGTCGGGCTGCGGGTCGACCCGCTGTCGCTGACCTTCGTGCTGCTCGTGAGCTTCGTGGGCACCCTCATCCACCTGTACTCGGTCGCGTACATGGAGCACGACGCGGACCGGCGCCGGTTCTTCGCCTACCTCAACCTCTTCGTCGCCGCGATGATGCTGCTCGTCCTCGCCGACTCGTACCTGCTGCTGTTC
This genomic interval carries:
- a CDS encoding NADH-quinone oxidoreductase subunit J, whose product is MTSGAEAVLFWCLAPLMVVAALGLLFARKAVHATLCVVFVMVCLAVMYVALEAPFLGIVQIVVYTGAVMMLFLFVIMLVGVDASDSLVETIRGQRLVGWLLGLGLGAVLVGVILRVSFPEGIGLEAANAETNPVAIARVLFGDFVFNLEVVGILLITAALAALTLTHKQRLTARVGQKERADARVASGESLVPLPAPGVYAQRNAMDVPALDPQGRPIEASVSRVLRVRGQERQAPVDGEIANQSEQGPRVSGSETQGPQGQVETGAPVEPPEDPSPASPPPPRTTEEER
- the nuoK gene encoding NADH-quinone oxidoreductase subunit NuoK; the protein is MDMSNYLVLSALLFSIGAATVLLRRNAIIVFMGIELMLNASNLAFVTFARMHGDLSGQVIAFFVMVVAAAEVVVGLAIIVSIFRTRRSASVDDVNLLKN